Proteins from a genomic interval of Papaver somniferum cultivar HN1 chromosome 4, ASM357369v1, whole genome shotgun sequence:
- the LOC113275228 gene encoding uncharacterized protein LOC113275228, whose protein sequence is MDEQPLENQLLTQDSSSHYLTEETGEEKDDAKHWARERGKLIMCIIVCNGTTSESAFQMVCECSGQHRSHAKKGTVQVAKAKRKQTTFTKKTRCPFKLQFKKNAAKRWFLDKVVCGSHNHHIPESLLSHSYAGRLTEEE, encoded by the coding sequence atggatgaacaacctttagAAAATCAACTTCTCACCCAAGATTCTAGCTctcactatttaaccgaggagacaggggaggaaaaagatgatgcaaagcattgggctagagaacgaggcaagttgattatgtgtatcatagtttgtaatggtaccactagtgaaagtgcctttcaaatggtttgcgagtgtagtggacaaCATAGAAGTCATGCAAAAAAGGGTACCGTGCAAGTAGCAAAGGCAAAGAGGAAGCAAACTACGTTCACTAAGAAGACCcgatgccccttcaagcttcaatttaaaaAGAACGCGGCAAAAAGGTGGTTTTTGGATAAAGTTGTATGTGGTAGTCATAACCACCATATACCGGAGAGTTTGCTATCACATTCGTATGCTGGACGCCTTACCGAAGAAGAATAG